In the Lampris incognitus isolate fLamInc1 chromosome 11, fLamInc1.hap2, whole genome shotgun sequence genome, one interval contains:
- the LOC130121281 gene encoding SPEG neighbor protein-like: MSKGKAAPPPGCTLNINDPQVQEAAIRIQASYRGHRSRKELREKGPPKILQELKDVVLLEGSAAKLECRVSAFPDPFIVWSKDGKELKDGPKYCYVFEDPDFVALVVRDGVLADLGKYTVTIKNPFGQTSGSACILVEVPAKISKGPDNIKAKRGATVVLKADISGEPPPDVGWLKDGEDIEEDDRVFYDVGDTNTILTIKNAKLSDAGKYEVFVENNLGTDQSFARVDIL; the protein is encoded by the exons ATGTCTAAAGGTAAGGCTGCACCCCCTCCAGGGTGCACTCTGAACATCAATGACCCTCAGGTCCAGGAGGCTGCTATTCGCATCCAGGCCTCATATCGAGGCCACAG GTCACGTAAAGAGCTGCGGGAGAAGGGCCCTCCAAAGATCCTGCAGGAGCTCAAAGATGTGGTTCTCCTTGAGGGAAGTGCTGCCAAACTGGAGTGTCGGGTTAGCGCTTTTCCTGATCCATTCATCGTCTGGTCCAAAGATGGAAAAGAGCTGAAGGATGGTCCTAAGTACTGCTATGTTTTTGAAGACCCAGATTTTGTGGCACTGGTGGTCCGAGATGGGGTACTGGCTGATCTGGGGAAATACACCGTTACCATCAAGAACCCTTTTGGACAGACTTCTGGATCTGCTTGTATTCTAGTGGAGG TTCCTGCTAAGATTTCGAAAGGCCCAGACAACATCAAGGCCAAGAGAGGAGCAACGGTTGTACTCAAAGCTGATATTAGTGGAGAGCCTCCTCCAGATGTTGGCTGGCTCAAAGATGGGGAGGACATAGAAGAGGATGACAG GGTGTTCTATGACGTTGGAGACACTAACACAATTTTGACCATCAAAAATGCAAAGCTCTCCGATGCAGGCAAATATGAAGTCTTTGTGGAGAACAATCTCGGCACAGACCAATCCTTTGCACGTGTGGACATCCTTTGA